One stretch of Streptomyces peucetius DNA includes these proteins:
- a CDS encoding DUF4265 domain-containing protein, producing MLEENNGGHGGSRTNGGSFESACLPFFTYGICHRDVVTIDDQHMVSIVVTKSGS from the coding sequence GTGCTGGAAGAGAACAACGGCGGTCATGGAGGCAGCAGGACAAACGGAGGGTCGTTCGAAAGCGCCTGCCTGCCGTTCTTCACCTACGGCATCTGCCATCGAGATGTCGTGACCATCGACGACCAGCACATGGTCAGCATCGTGGTCACGAAGTCGGGCTCGTGA
- a CDS encoding transposase family protein, whose amino-acid sequence MLDVPHEVVEHVSWLIYARRCELNSRWRRLGCFRQALLVLVHLRKNETLAQVAAGFGVSTATAGRYVSETVDILAERAPSLHEALRELPPEGFVILDGTLIATDRIAADEPYYSMKHRRHGMNVQVVAAPDGTPLWFSRALPGRTHDLTAARAHGVIQACLSRQLLVLADRAYRGAGATVRTPYYGRDLPEKYAQFNRDHARLRAPGERAFARLKQWRILRKARCSTNRIGRTVAAVHAIEIAWSSG is encoded by the coding sequence ATGCTCGACGTCCCGCACGAGGTCGTGGAGCACGTTTCCTGGCTCATCTACGCCCGAAGGTGTGAGCTGAACTCCCGCTGGCGCAGGCTGGGCTGCTTCCGGCAGGCCCTGCTTGTCCTGGTGCACCTGCGCAAGAACGAGACTCTGGCCCAGGTCGCAGCGGGGTTCGGCGTCTCCACCGCGACCGCCGGCCGCTACGTGAGCGAAACGGTCGACATCCTCGCCGAGCGCGCCCCGAGCCTGCACGAGGCCCTGCGCGAGTTGCCGCCGGAGGGGTTCGTCATCCTCGACGGCACCCTGATCGCCACCGACCGCATCGCGGCGGACGAGCCGTACTACTCGATGAAGCACCGCCGTCACGGGATGAACGTGCAGGTCGTGGCCGCGCCGGACGGGACACCGCTGTGGTTCTCGCGAGCGTTGCCCGGCCGCACGCACGACCTGACCGCAGCCCGCGCACACGGTGTGATCCAAGCCTGTCTGTCCCGTCAGCTCCTCGTCCTTGCCGACCGGGCCTACCGCGGAGCCGGAGCCACCGTCCGCACCCCCTACTACGGCCGAGACCTTCCCGAGAAGTACGCCCAGTTCAACCGGGACCACGCCCGGCTGCGGGCGCCGGGCGAACGTGCCTTTGCGCGCCTCAAGCAATGGCGGATCCTCCGCAAAGCCCGCTGCAGCACCAACCGCATCGGCCGCACGGTCGCCGCCGTTCACGCCATCGAGATCGCCTGGAGCTCAGGATGA
- a CDS encoding FtsK/SpoIIIE domain-containing protein, protein MTGTAIGLLAVVGLALLLKWRRPAWYWLAFGIALAAVRVLIRYSSVMDACGLTVPPSRLRLAWARIAHRPIPAPRPPRILAMRPTRTGLVLRLGLRPGQDAFDFAASTDRLRHSLTMQGVTSREIKSGVVELRMTGYDVLKRVQMPARVEREGLRIPVALREDGEVHYRDYRQVPHALNVGATESGKSVYQRQLVKELAALDVALVGIDCKEGVELYPLARRFSALADNADDAADLLDVLVERMAATYRIVRREQRISSDVPDAEITADIWGLPDHLRPVPIVLLVDEVAELSLFANAAEKKRRERIVTALVRLVQLGRAAGIYVEICGQRFGSELGDGITMLRAQLTGRTAHRVNDEASAKMAFGDISPDAVFAATQIPANRPGTAVAGDSTGGWVRIRTPFTSLRQAVNVCNANAHRTPDLPELAPFRPLPPTVSLAKVPAQAEAPASV, encoded by the coding sequence GTGACCGGGACAGCGATCGGCCTGCTGGCCGTCGTCGGGCTGGCGCTGCTGCTCAAGTGGCGCCGCCCCGCCTGGTACTGGCTCGCCTTCGGCATCGCCCTCGCTGCCGTTCGGGTCCTGATCCGGTACTCCTCGGTCATGGACGCCTGCGGGCTCACGGTCCCGCCGTCCCGGCTGCGGTTGGCCTGGGCCCGCATCGCCCACCGGCCCATCCCGGCCCCCCGGCCGCCGCGCATCCTGGCCATGCGCCCGACCCGCACCGGATTGGTGCTGCGGCTGGGTCTCCGGCCCGGTCAGGACGCCTTCGACTTCGCCGCCTCCACCGACCGGCTGCGGCACTCGCTCACCATGCAGGGTGTCACCTCCCGCGAGATCAAGTCGGGTGTCGTCGAGCTGCGGATGACCGGATACGACGTGCTCAAGCGGGTGCAGATGCCCGCGAGGGTCGAGCGTGAGGGCCTACGCATCCCCGTCGCCCTGCGGGAGGACGGGGAGGTTCACTACCGCGACTACCGCCAGGTCCCGCACGCCCTCAACGTCGGTGCCACCGAGTCCGGAAAGTCCGTCTACCAGCGGCAGTTGGTCAAGGAACTCGCTGCACTCGACGTCGCCCTGGTCGGCATCGACTGCAAGGAAGGAGTAGAGCTCTACCCGCTCGCCCGACGCTTCTCGGCGCTTGCCGACAATGCCGACGATGCTGCCGACCTGCTCGACGTCCTCGTGGAGAGGATGGCTGCGACGTACCGGATCGTCCGTCGCGAGCAGCGCATCAGCTCGGACGTCCCGGACGCAGAGATCACCGCCGACATCTGGGGCCTGCCCGACCACCTTCGTCCCGTCCCTATCGTGCTCCTGGTCGACGAGGTCGCCGAACTGTCGCTGTTCGCCAACGCGGCAGAGAAGAAGCGCCGCGAACGGATCGTCACTGCACTGGTCCGGCTCGTCCAGCTCGGCCGCGCTGCCGGCATCTACGTCGAAATCTGCGGCCAGCGCTTCGGCTCCGAACTCGGCGACGGAATCACCATGCTCCGCGCCCAGCTCACCGGCCGTACGGCACACCGGGTCAACGATGAAGCCTCCGCCAAGATGGCGTTCGGCGACATCTCCCCCGATGCAGTATTCGCCGCCACCCAGATCCCCGCGAACCGCCCCGGCACCGCCGTCGCCGGTGACTCGACCGGCGGCTGGGTCCGCATCCGCACCCCGTTCACCTCGCTGCGCCAGGCCGTGAACGTCTGCAACGCCAACGCACACCGCACGCCGGACCTGCCGGAGCTGGCTCCGTTCCGGCCGCTGCCCCCCACGGTCTCGCTCGCCAAAGTGCCGGCCCAGGCAGAGGCACCCGCCTCCGTCTGA
- a CDS encoding phosphatase PAP2 family protein: MLWVAVSAVGLAFLVALEIAARRYGERGPITDQARELIFAPMSGTVLYVSMALMMVVLTWRQRIIALGAALGIDGVFWLVRWAVGAEMMMGNGALWVTLACAVIAVTRRTGRERVLLLKGVGLALLLVAGRKTGYTWLLITSETRPTVLDQYVATADHALGDPSWVVGRIVEATGSVGAHVLDWVYIQLAVGAVVVALYQLRNVAVERRFPGHHLVRTFLVIGLLGPGIYMIFPVVGPIYAYGADGGQWALADLWPNTPPPVGTPLPMPFDGITPRNCMPSLHTAWATAIFIHSLKGPWALRFLGTFWLTATLGATLGFGYHYGADIIAGVVFTLTIETALRAMDRGWDRSGVRLVVHGTAVFIALLVSYRYLPVEMAGQPWVFGPLLVLATASVVYGYVRTTKRWEREGASVHLPGPRREPQPEPVESSGAGTVTADRVG; encoded by the coding sequence ATGCTGTGGGTCGCGGTGAGTGCGGTGGGCCTCGCATTCCTCGTCGCACTGGAGATCGCCGCGCGTCGGTACGGCGAGCGCGGGCCGATCACCGACCAGGCGCGAGAGCTGATATTCGCCCCCATGTCGGGGACCGTGCTGTACGTCAGCATGGCCCTGATGATGGTGGTGCTCACCTGGCGGCAGCGGATCATCGCGCTCGGCGCCGCGCTCGGCATCGACGGCGTGTTCTGGCTTGTGCGGTGGGCTGTCGGCGCCGAGATGATGATGGGCAACGGCGCGTTGTGGGTGACGCTGGCCTGTGCCGTCATCGCCGTCACACGGCGCACCGGGCGTGAGCGCGTCCTGCTGCTGAAAGGCGTCGGACTGGCCCTGCTGCTGGTGGCCGGCCGCAAGACCGGCTACACCTGGCTTCTGATCACGTCGGAGACGCGCCCGACGGTGCTCGACCAGTACGTGGCAACCGCCGATCACGCGTTGGGCGACCCGTCGTGGGTGGTGGGCCGGATCGTCGAGGCCACCGGGTCGGTCGGCGCCCACGTCCTCGACTGGGTCTACATCCAGCTCGCGGTGGGCGCGGTCGTCGTCGCGCTGTACCAGTTGCGGAACGTGGCGGTCGAGCGCCGCTTCCCGGGCCATCATCTGGTGCGCACGTTTCTGGTCATCGGCCTGCTCGGGCCGGGCATCTACATGATCTTCCCGGTGGTCGGACCGATCTACGCCTACGGTGCCGACGGGGGCCAGTGGGCGCTGGCCGACCTGTGGCCGAACACGCCGCCGCCGGTCGGCACCCCGCTCCCGATGCCCTTCGACGGGATCACCCCACGCAATTGCATGCCCAGTCTCCACACGGCGTGGGCCACCGCGATCTTCATCCACTCCCTCAAGGGCCCGTGGGCTCTGCGCTTCCTGGGCACGTTCTGGCTGACCGCCACGCTCGGCGCAACGCTGGGCTTCGGCTACCACTACGGCGCGGACATCATCGCCGGTGTGGTCTTCACGCTCACGATCGAGACGGCGCTGCGCGCGATGGACCGCGGCTGGGACCGGTCGGGTGTCCGCTTGGTGGTCCACGGCACCGCGGTGTTCATCGCACTCCTGGTGTCGTACCGCTATCTGCCGGTGGAGATGGCCGGACAGCCGTGGGTGTTCGGGCCGCTGCTCGTCCTGGCGACCGCCTCAGTGGTCTACGGCTACGTACGGACCACCAAGCGGTGGGAACGGGAGGGCGCGTCGGTGCATCTGCCGGGACCGCGACGCGAACCGCAGCCCGAACCGGTCGAGTCGAGCGGGGCCGGTACAGTCACCGCCGACCGAGTCGGCTAG
- a CDS encoding nuclear transport factor 2 family protein, producing the protein MTMSSTTESATVLTGMYAAEAEYLAAGGPGEASFDLLAPFFAPDVELHQADALPYGGTWRGHNGMTQFFLMMGEVWESFEMVEQEFLATGETAVVLTKVRARARATGRELSFPILQAITVKDGRITEVRPFYWDTRAIADACAVPTPTD; encoded by the coding sequence ATGACGATGTCATCCACTACGGAGTCAGCAACAGTTCTCACCGGCATGTATGCGGCTGAGGCGGAGTACCTGGCGGCGGGAGGCCCTGGCGAGGCTTCGTTCGACCTCCTCGCCCCCTTCTTTGCGCCGGATGTCGAGCTGCATCAAGCAGATGCCCTGCCCTACGGAGGCACTTGGCGTGGGCACAACGGCATGACGCAGTTCTTCCTCATGATGGGAGAGGTGTGGGAGTCGTTCGAGATGGTGGAACAGGAGTTCCTGGCCACCGGTGAGACTGCGGTCGTGCTCACAAAGGTCCGTGCTCGCGCTCGCGCGACCGGCCGTGAACTCAGCTTCCCCATTCTGCAAGCGATCACGGTCAAGGACGGGCGGATCACCGAGGTCCGTCCGTTCTACTGGGACACGCGGGCTATCGCCGATGCCTGCGCCGTGCCGACACCGACAGACTGA
- a CDS encoding IS481 family transposase, giving the protein MALVELSVVEQRYRAVLAVLAGATVTEVAASLGVSRQTVSGWKSRYAASGLAGLADRSRRPASCPYQASAEVEAAVCELRRQHPRWGPRRIAHVLERSGAVTPVPSRMTVYRILVRHGLAEPGVRRRKRSEYKRWQRDRAMQLWQMDIVGGVMLVNPVTGELSEAKIVTGVDDHSRYCVIASVVERATGRAVCAAFARALQAFGVPEEVLTDNGKQFTDRFGHGGEVLFDRICRENGVAHRLTQPASPTTMGKVERFHQTLRRELLDDCGAFESIEAAQAALDRWVEEYNSVRPHQALDMQSPGDRFTPVPEEERDVLGLRVPGVLALVPQQRASPAAPDPAEATSAPVPLPEAVQVDEGGPVEFERVVPASGNLQVAGKQFWLGPARSGLTVTFWADTSVIHLLIAGTRIKSVRSHLSVADLGQLAARGGRAAGPPPLPAGDGAAFEVDRVVNNSGLVGLGGHQVLAAKILGGRAVSIRIDDETLSFFDPSSRKLLRVRPNPLTSEEVSRLRGLRPAGPPPRPGVEPVRVQRRVSAVGTVMVCRQVVSLRRPYAGQTVTVHVSDTTISVELDGQVRVIRRTTDIPVRHVKANKPYKVSDVV; this is encoded by the coding sequence TTGGCGCTGGTGGAGTTGTCGGTTGTCGAGCAGAGATACCGGGCTGTCCTGGCCGTGCTGGCGGGTGCGACGGTGACGGAGGTCGCCGCTTCGCTGGGGGTGTCGCGGCAGACGGTCAGCGGGTGGAAGTCCCGGTATGCGGCCTCGGGCCTGGCGGGTCTGGCGGACCGGTCGCGTCGGCCGGCGTCGTGTCCGTATCAGGCCTCTGCCGAGGTGGAGGCGGCCGTGTGCGAGCTTCGACGTCAGCATCCTCGGTGGGGTCCGCGGCGGATCGCTCATGTGCTGGAGCGGTCCGGGGCAGTCACGCCGGTGCCGTCGCGGATGACCGTGTATCGGATCCTGGTCCGCCATGGGCTGGCGGAACCTGGGGTCCGGCGCCGGAAGCGGTCGGAGTACAAGCGCTGGCAGCGGGACCGTGCGATGCAGCTGTGGCAGATGGACATCGTCGGCGGCGTGATGCTGGTCAACCCGGTAACGGGTGAGTTGTCCGAGGCAAAGATTGTGACCGGTGTGGACGATCATTCCCGGTACTGCGTGATCGCGTCGGTGGTTGAGCGGGCGACCGGGCGGGCGGTCTGCGCAGCCTTCGCCCGGGCCTTGCAGGCGTTCGGGGTGCCGGAGGAGGTGCTGACGGACAACGGCAAGCAGTTCACCGACCGGTTCGGGCACGGTGGTGAGGTGCTGTTCGACCGGATCTGCCGGGAGAACGGGGTCGCTCACCGGCTCACCCAGCCGGCGTCGCCGACCACGATGGGCAAGGTCGAGCGGTTCCATCAGACGCTGAGGCGCGAACTCCTCGACGACTGCGGTGCGTTCGAGAGCATCGAGGCGGCTCAGGCGGCGCTGGATCGTTGGGTGGAGGAGTACAACTCCGTGCGGCCGCACCAGGCGCTGGACATGCAGTCGCCGGGCGATCGGTTCACGCCGGTTCCCGAGGAGGAGCGGGATGTTCTGGGGCTGAGGGTGCCGGGGGTGCTCGCGCTGGTGCCGCAGCAGCGGGCTTCCCCTGCGGCGCCGGATCCGGCCGAAGCGACGTCGGCTCCTGTCCCTCTTCCCGAGGCGGTGCAGGTGGACGAGGGCGGGCCGGTGGAGTTCGAGCGGGTGGTGCCTGCGAGTGGGAATCTGCAGGTCGCGGGCAAGCAGTTCTGGCTCGGTCCGGCCCGCTCAGGCCTGACGGTGACGTTCTGGGCCGACACTTCTGTGATTCATCTGCTGATCGCCGGAACGCGGATCAAGAGCGTGCGTTCGCACCTGTCCGTGGCGGACCTGGGACAGCTGGCCGCCCGCGGTGGACGTGCTGCCGGGCCGCCGCCGCTGCCTGCCGGGGACGGAGCCGCGTTCGAGGTGGACCGGGTGGTGAACAACAGCGGCCTGGTGGGCCTGGGCGGGCATCAGGTGCTGGCGGCGAAGATCCTGGGCGGTCGTGCGGTGAGTATCCGGATCGACGACGAGACGCTGTCGTTCTTCGATCCGTCGTCGCGGAAGCTGCTGAGGGTGCGGCCCAACCCGCTGACCAGCGAGGAAGTCAGTCGGCTGCGGGGCCTGCGTCCGGCTGGCCCGCCGCCGCGGCCGGGCGTCGAGCCGGTGCGGGTGCAGCGGCGGGTCAGTGCGGTGGGCACGGTCATGGTCTGCCGTCAGGTCGTGTCCCTCAGGCGCCCCTACGCAGGTCAAACGGTGACAGTGCACGTCTCGGACACGACGATCAGCGTCGAGCTGGACGGCCAGGTCCGCGTCATCCGGCGCACCACCGACATTCCCGTCCGCCACGTGAAAGCGAACAAGCCCTACAAGGTTTCCGATGTGGTCTAG
- a CDS encoding IS1182 family transposase, with product MRDRLGGLWRDEDFADWYPRGGRPGLSPAQLATVCVLQFLLGLSDRQAAEAVRCRIDFKYAPAMELDDPGFHHSVPADFRERLTEGGRADRLLDLALARLKDAGLVGERTTQRTDSTHVLAAVRELTRLVLVTEAVRAALEELAGTAPHLLAALVDEEWGRRYGRPVRLGKNPTRPKTRILATGGDAVRLLEHVGEHGADRLSGLRVQALRRIMVQNHYRDGAGRLRWRTTEDGGLPPSAVTVVSPYDTTARYARRRHVTRWTGFVAHLTETCDPDGVNVITDVATTDATGYDAKALPGIHTRLKRRGLLPTEQLVDGGYTSLAHLEQAAREHQVTITGPLPVNSTRQHRRNDGFGRDDFHIDFDRRQVTCPQGETSAGWHGPYPTSSPTAAPLIVARFTKSQCLPCPARTRCTTTTDSARTVGFPPRELRDLQLRVRAEQQTPEWQARSAVRSGVEGTINELAHGHGMRRCRYRGQHKTHLQHVFTAIAANIERLSRRPPTREAPSSRPPTAFQNYLDQHGITRPRSWRSARN from the coding sequence GTGAGAGACCGCCTGGGCGGGCTGTGGCGGGACGAGGACTTCGCCGACTGGTATCCGCGCGGTGGTCGTCCGGGGCTCTCGCCCGCCCAGCTTGCCACCGTCTGCGTGCTGCAGTTCCTGCTCGGTCTGTCGGACCGGCAGGCGGCCGAGGCGGTCCGCTGCCGCATCGATTTCAAGTACGCGCCGGCCATGGAACTGGACGATCCCGGCTTCCACCACAGCGTGCCGGCCGACTTCCGCGAGCGTCTCACCGAGGGCGGCCGAGCCGACCGCCTCCTCGACCTCGCGCTCGCGCGCCTGAAGGACGCCGGTCTCGTTGGCGAGCGCACCACCCAGCGCACGGACTCCACCCACGTCCTGGCCGCGGTGCGCGAACTGACCCGGCTGGTACTGGTCACCGAGGCCGTCCGCGCCGCGCTGGAAGAGCTGGCCGGCACAGCTCCGCATCTGCTGGCCGCTCTGGTCGACGAGGAGTGGGGGCGCCGCTACGGCCGTCCGGTCCGTCTGGGCAAGAACCCCACCCGCCCCAAGACCAGGATCCTTGCCACAGGCGGCGACGCCGTCCGGCTGCTGGAGCACGTCGGGGAGCACGGGGCGGATCGCCTGTCCGGTCTCCGGGTCCAGGCCCTGCGGCGGATCATGGTGCAGAACCACTACCGCGACGGGGCCGGCCGCCTGCGCTGGCGCACCACCGAGGACGGCGGGCTGCCGCCTTCGGCCGTCACAGTCGTCTCGCCCTACGACACGACGGCCCGCTACGCGCGCCGCCGACATGTCACCCGTTGGACAGGGTTCGTCGCACATCTCACCGAGACCTGTGATCCTGACGGCGTCAACGTGATCACCGATGTGGCCACCACCGACGCCACCGGCTACGACGCGAAGGCGCTGCCCGGCATCCACACCCGGCTCAAGCGCCGCGGGCTGCTGCCTACCGAGCAGCTGGTCGACGGCGGCTACACCTCCCTGGCCCATCTGGAACAGGCAGCCCGCGAACACCAGGTCACGATCACCGGACCGCTGCCGGTCAACTCCACCCGCCAGCACCGCAGGAACGACGGCTTCGGCCGCGACGACTTCCACATCGACTTCGACCGCCGGCAGGTCACCTGCCCGCAGGGCGAGACCAGCGCGGGATGGCACGGCCCCTATCCGACCTCCTCACCCACCGCGGCACCTCTGATCGTGGCACGGTTCACCAAGAGCCAGTGCCTTCCCTGCCCGGCCCGCACCCGCTGCACGACCACCACCGACAGCGCCCGAACCGTGGGCTTTCCCCCGCGAGAACTCCGTGACCTGCAACTCCGAGTCCGCGCCGAGCAACAGACACCCGAATGGCAGGCCCGCTCCGCGGTCCGCTCCGGAGTGGAAGGCACCATCAACGAACTCGCCCACGGACACGGCATGCGCCGCTGCCGCTACCGGGGACAGCACAAAACCCACCTACAGCACGTGTTCACAGCCATCGCCGCGAACATCGAGCGCCTCAGCCGACGGCCGCCGACCAGAGAAGCACCTTCGTCCCGGCCACCGACCGCCTTCCAGAACTACCTGGACCAGCACGGAATCACCCGGCCGAGGTCTTGGCGGTCCGCCAGAAACTGA
- a CDS encoding NUDIX hydrolase: MARIDYFNDPNAPKANSIVPSVTAVARNEAGEVLLIHKTDNDLWALPGGGVDVGESAADAAVRETKEETGFEVEVIGLVGLYTNPAHVMAYDDGEVRQQFSICFTAKITGGELRTSSESKEVAFVRPDRLDELNIHPSMRMRIDRGLSGETTPYIG; the protein is encoded by the coding sequence ATGGCCCGCATCGACTACTTCAACGATCCGAACGCTCCGAAGGCGAACAGCATCGTCCCGTCCGTCACCGCCGTTGCCCGCAATGAGGCTGGCGAAGTGCTACTGATCCACAAGACCGACAACGATCTGTGGGCCCTGCCCGGCGGCGGCGTCGATGTCGGCGAGTCTGCCGCAGACGCCGCGGTACGTGAGACGAAGGAAGAGACCGGGTTCGAGGTCGAGGTGATCGGTCTGGTCGGCCTGTACACCAACCCGGCGCACGTCATGGCGTACGACGACGGCGAGGTACGGCAACAGTTCTCGATCTGCTTCACAGCGAAGATCACCGGCGGAGAATTGCGCACCAGCAGCGAGAGCAAGGAAGTCGCCTTCGTCCGGCCGGACCGGCTCGACGAGCTGAATATCCATCCGTCGATGCGGATGCGGATCGATCGCGGACTCTCCGGCGAAACGACGCCCTACATCGGCTGA
- a CDS encoding IS110 family transposase → MAEHLTQLWVGIDAGKAHHWLVAGDDSGATAWSRKVHNDESAILTALGEILALADEVHWAVDIAGTASALLLALLAAHGQQAVYVPGRTVNRMSGAYRGEAKTDARDAYVIADTARLRRDFTSIEVPAQLAADLALLTAHRSDLIADRVRMLNRLRDVLTGIFPALERAFDYADHKGALILLTGYQTPAAIRRRGQTRLAAWLSGRNVRNADAVATTAMQAAKAQHTELPGQDLAAKIVADIAEQILALDDRLKHIDQQIRQTFRTHPHAEIIESLPGMGPILGAEFIVAAGDLAAYPDAGHLASAAGLVPVPRDSGRRSGNLHRPKRYSRRLRRVFYLSAQTSIIREGPNRDYYLKKRAEGCKHVQAVIALARRRVNVRWALLRDGRPFSMQPPSVRPA, encoded by the coding sequence ATGGCCGAGCATTTGACCCAGCTCTGGGTCGGGATCGATGCAGGTAAGGCCCATCACTGGCTGGTCGCGGGCGACGACAGCGGGGCGACGGCATGGAGCCGGAAGGTTCACAACGACGAGAGCGCGATTCTGACCGCGCTCGGCGAGATCCTCGCCCTTGCGGACGAGGTGCACTGGGCCGTGGATATTGCCGGCACCGCGTCCGCGCTGCTGCTGGCCCTACTCGCCGCCCATGGCCAACAGGCCGTCTACGTTCCCGGTCGCACGGTCAACCGCATGTCCGGCGCCTACCGTGGTGAAGCCAAGACCGACGCTCGCGACGCCTACGTGATCGCCGACACCGCGCGCCTGCGGCGAGACTTCACCTCCATCGAGGTGCCCGCCCAGCTCGCCGCCGACCTGGCCCTGCTGACCGCCCACAGATCTGACCTGATCGCCGACCGGGTCCGCATGCTCAACCGCCTCCGCGACGTGCTCACCGGCATCTTTCCCGCGCTGGAACGCGCCTTCGACTACGCCGACCACAAAGGCGCATTGATCCTGCTGACCGGCTACCAAACCCCGGCAGCCATACGCCGCCGCGGCCAGACCCGCCTCGCCGCCTGGCTCTCAGGCCGGAACGTGCGCAACGCCGACGCGGTCGCCACCACCGCAATGCAAGCCGCTAAGGCTCAGCACACCGAGCTGCCTGGCCAGGACCTCGCCGCCAAAATCGTCGCGGACATCGCCGAGCAAATCCTGGCCCTGGACGATCGGCTCAAGCACATCGACCAGCAGATACGGCAGACCTTCCGCACTCACCCTCACGCCGAGATCATCGAGTCCCTGCCGGGCATGGGCCCCATCCTCGGCGCCGAGTTCATCGTCGCCGCGGGCGACCTGGCCGCCTACCCCGACGCCGGCCACCTCGCCTCTGCCGCCGGCCTCGTCCCCGTTCCCAGGGACTCCGGTCGACGAAGCGGCAACCTCCACCGCCCAAAGCGCTACAGCCGACGCCTGCGCCGGGTCTTCTACCTGTCCGCCCAGACCAGCATCATCCGCGAAGGCCCCAACCGCGACTACTACTTGAAGAAGCGAGCCGAGGGCTGCAAACACGTCCAAGCCGTGATCGCCCTCGCCCGCCGACGCGTCAACGTTCGCTGGGCCCTACTCCGGGACGGACGGCCCTTCTCCATGCAGCCACCATCCGTCCGCCCGGCCTGA
- a CDS encoding HD domain-containing protein, with product MPSALDTPQGAAELAESLLPPLGNRWLHTQAVAARAVEASQALPENERDLLVAAAWLHDIGYAPELRDTGFHPLDGARHLASLGAPDRLVRLVAHHSGAVYEAEQRGLSAELAVYEREDSPVLDALIFADMTTGPAGQRFDFDKRIDEILVRYEPGSEVHNAISKARPYLGGAVERTLARLGDQPM from the coding sequence ATGCCTTCTGCGCTGGATACGCCCCAGGGAGCGGCCGAGCTGGCCGAGTCGTTGTTGCCACCGCTCGGGAACCGTTGGCTGCACACTCAGGCGGTCGCAGCTCGGGCTGTCGAAGCCTCGCAGGCTCTGCCCGAGAACGAACGGGACCTCCTCGTCGCGGCGGCCTGGCTCCATGACATCGGGTATGCACCCGAGCTGCGTGACACCGGATTCCACCCGCTTGACGGTGCCCGGCATCTGGCCTCGCTCGGTGCGCCTGATCGTCTGGTTCGGCTCGTTGCCCATCACTCCGGTGCTGTGTACGAAGCAGAGCAACGTGGGCTCTCGGCTGAGCTGGCCGTGTACGAGCGGGAAGACTCCCCGGTCCTGGACGCGCTGATCTTCGCCGACATGACCACCGGCCCCGCCGGGCAGCGCTTCGACTTCGATAAGCGCATCGACGAGATCCTGGTGCGCTACGAGCCCGGCAGCGAAGTGCACAACGCGATCAGCAAGGCTCGGCCCTACCTCGGGGGCGCTGTCGAGCGGACTCTCGCGCGGCTCGGCGATCAGCCGATGTAG
- a CDS encoding helix-turn-helix domain-containing protein, which yields MANERLRATISAKGETVQSVAQHVGVDPKSVERWITTDRTPHRGHRWKASSFLGVDEVYLWPAVTKQAETASTSELVTYYPHRGAVPATLWSSLIEQASSHVEILVYAGLFLFDSHPDLPDQLTDKAKAGAQVRVLLGDPESDMVRQRGEEEGIGSDLAARARITRRYLEPATRTPGVEVRLHDTILYNSIYRFDDDVLVNPHVLGAPAGQNPVLHFRYIPGARTFRHYMKSFDYAWEQGTPS from the coding sequence ATGGCGAACGAGCGTCTGCGCGCGACGATTTCGGCGAAGGGCGAGACCGTTCAGTCGGTCGCGCAGCACGTCGGAGTGGACCCCAAGAGCGTCGAGCGTTGGATCACGACGGACCGCACGCCACACCGAGGTCACCGATGGAAGGCGTCCAGCTTCCTCGGCGTGGACGAGGTCTACCTCTGGCCCGCGGTGACGAAGCAGGCGGAGACGGCCAGCACTTCGGAACTGGTGACGTACTACCCGCATCGCGGAGCAGTGCCGGCCACCCTCTGGTCATCGCTGATCGAGCAGGCGTCCAGCCACGTCGAGATCCTCGTGTACGCGGGCCTGTTCCTCTTCGACAGCCACCCCGACCTGCCGGACCAGCTCACGGACAAGGCCAAGGCAGGAGCCCAGGTCCGGGTACTCCTTGGTGACCCCGAGTCGGACATGGTCCGCCAGCGTGGCGAGGAAGAGGGCATCGGTAGCGACCTTGCCGCCCGAGCACGGATCACCCGCCGCTACCTCGAACCAGCAACCAGGACACCGGGCGTCGAGGTCCGGCTCCACGACACGATCCTCTACAACTCCATCTACCGGTTCGACGACGACGTCCTGGTGAACCCACACGTTCTCGGCGCACCGGCCGGACAGAACCCGGTGCTGCACTTCCGGTACATCCCCGGGGCCCGGACGTTCCGCCACTACATGAAGAGCTTCGACTATGCGTGGGAGCAGGGCACCCCGTCGTAA